In the Bacillus sp. HSf4 genome, TATAAGCAAATAAAATCGACGGTCCTGCAAAATGGATCGATTTCCCCGAGCCGAGAAACAATCCCGTCCCGATGGCTCCACCGATGGCGATCAGCTGAATGTGCCTGTTTTTCAGGCCCCTTGATAATGTTTGTTCATGTCTGTTATTGTCTCCGGTTATATCGTCTGTCACTTTGTACTGCCTCCAATAATTGTTTTAACTCCTGGCTCCCGTATTTTTTTATGTTCTATTATAACACTAAAATTTAAAAGGTTTGATTGTTGAAAGAATGTTTCGTTCTTGTACATATCCAATGTCTTGTAACAGTCCTAAAAATCCTTTTCGATGATGACATTTTAGCTTATTTTTATTCGAAATTCGAGGATTATTGGTATATTTTTCTTAAAACATGATCCGAAAAGAGGTGTGAAAGTGAACCCTCTATTCGTTTGTTTGGACAGTTTCTTGCAGAAGATACTTGAACATATCGAAGCGAATAGTAAAAAGAATATACTTGATGTTTTTAATGGGGAAGATTTTATCATGGCGAACCTGGTGTTGGCTGTCTGTCGTCTTCAAAATCAACATGCAGTTAACTGCTGGAAACGATTTTTAAACGCGGCATAATTGGTGTATGCTAAAAAGAGACTACCTTGATTAAAAAAATAGCATGATATTTTAGGAGGAACAAAAGCTGAACAGAAAGACATTCCAACGCTCGGTGTTCGCAGTCATGTTGACGCTGATCGCGATCTATGTTCTGTATACCTTGTTTGAAAATTTGCTTCATGATCGGCATTCGACAGCCTTTTTAAGCCAGAAAACTCATCTGCGCGCTTCTTTTCAGCTCCCGGTCTGGCTGAAGGTGATGTATGTCCACGTGGTTGCCGCCTGTCTGGCCATGCTGGCGGGAGCTGTTAACTTTTCTGTGAGAAGCCGCAAGCTCCACCGCTTGAACGGCTATGTCTATGTCGTTTGCGTGCTGATTGTGACGCTGACGTCAGGCTATATGGCGCCGCACTCCACGGGAGGAAGAATCGTGAGCATCGCCTTTAATCTGGTGAACATGTATTGGCCGGCGGCTACGGTGATTTCCGTATGGCAAGCGCGGCGAAAGCGGTTTGACAAGCATCAAAAGTGGATGATCCGCAGTTATTTATTCTGTTTTACCAATCTGTTTATTCATGTCATCACCTTTGTGGGCCGCAGCGGATTCGGCTTGGCATACGATCTCAGCTATACGATCGGCGTTTATGGGGCGATTGCCCTGAACGTGGCCGCGGCTGAGTGTATTATTCGGTTTACACGGAGAAAAACGACTGGTATTTTTGAAATGAAAGGTGGTTTTTCTAAGACCGATTAATACCAATAATCAATGCCAAACCCCACCCAAAAACAACAGCCGTTTGATGGAAGTATACTGACGAACTGGATATGTATCTTGCTAGAGCAAACCTTTTTAGATGATGGTTTGCTCTTTTTTCGCTATATCCCTCGCTTCGGATAGCCCCCAATGTCAAAAAGTGATCTAACTCACAGTCTTAAAAATACACATCATGTAAAGTGAGTTAATAGTTTTGCTGCGAAAAGACAAAAAGGGGAGAATGAACAAATGAAACGAAAAGATTTACCGCTTGTGTATTCATGCTCTGGATGTTCTTCGGCCGCGCAAACGGCCAACATGATCGCCATCAAAATGGATCGCGAAAAAATAGCTGAAATGTCCTGTATTGCCGGGGTTGGCGGTGATGTCAAGCCGCTTGTCAAAACGGCAAAATCCGGACGGGATATCATTGCCATCGACGGCTGTCCTTTGTGCTGCTGCAAAAGCTGTTTAGCCAAGCATGACGTTCAGCCAAAACATCATTTTGTACTTTCTGATTTTGATGTGCCAAAGAAAAAAGGTGTGGATCCCGACCCTGTTCTTTATATGAATGCTTACGAACGCATTTTAAAGCTTACACATCCTAAGTAAAGGATTTGAAACGGCTATCTTGATAGTCGTTTTTCATTTTATGACGAATGACAAAATAAATTATTTGTCATTTGTTACTTTTCTTGCTATGATCATCCTAAAGGAGGTGGAACACGCAGCATCATGAAGAATGTTTCAGAAGCATTGACGAAAAAACAAATCCTTGAAGCAACAGAAGAAACGTTAAGGCGGTACGGTGCAGCGAAAACATCGATCACGGATGTGGCCAAAGCATTGAACGTCAGTCACGGTACGATTTACCGCCATTTTAAAAGCAAAAAAGAGATTTTCGAGGCAGCTACCCAAATGTGGCTGGGTGAAAAGATTTTCAAGCCGCTTACCGGTGTTTATCACGATTCTTCCCGCGAAGGTCCGGCGCATGTCAAGGCTTATATAAAGAAATTGTTTGAGCTCAAACGGTATTATGCCATGAAGGATGAAGAATTGTTTGCGATGTATGCCAAAGTCACCAATGAATCTCCAGAGCTTGTCGATGAAAGCATTTCCAATATCGTCGAGCAATTGAGCGGGCTCATCGACCGCTGTTCTGTTTGTGCAAATGATCCTGTTGAAGTGGCAAAAGGCATTTTTTACGCGACGGAACGTTTCCACCATCCGGCGCATGCGAATGAATGGAAAAGAGATACGATTGAACAGGAATTTGATATTGTTTGGGGTCTTTTGGAAAAAGGGTATTTGAAACATGGAGAGGGCGGAGGTTAAAAACATGCACGATTTAAAAGGTAAGACAGCGATCGTAACGGGAGCTTCCCGCGGAATCGGGCGCGCGATCGCAACGCAGCTTGGAGACCTTGGAGCCAAAGTGGCCGTCAATTACTCAAGCAGCCGGCAAAAGGCGGAAGAAGTCGTCAATGAGATCCAGCAGGCAGGAGGGGAAGCTGCGGCTATTCAAGCCGACCTCAGCACAGTTGCCGGTGTGGAATCTTTATTTGCTAAAACAAAAGAGGCGTTCGGGAAAATCGATATCCTGATCAATAATGCCGGCATGAGTATTTACAAACCGATTCAAGATGTCACGGAAGAAGACTTTGATCAGCAATTCAACCTGAATGTAAAAGGCACATATTTTGCATGCAAGCAGGCCATGAAAGATATGGAGGCGAATGGGAGGATCATTAACTTCTCCACATCTGTCATCGGGCAAATGTTTCCGACATACAGCGTATATGCCGGAACAAAAGGGGCTGTAGAGCAGTTCACCCGCCAGCTTGCAAAGGAATTCGCCGCAAAGCAGATCACAATTAACGCGGTCGCACCGGGACCGGTCGACACTGAACTTTTTACGGCGGGAAAATCGGAACAGCAGATCGAAGGGCTGAAAAAGTCGACGGCTCTCGGCCGCATCGGTGAACCGGAGGACATCGCGAATGTCATCGAATTTTTGGTCAGCGAACAATCGCAGTGGATCACCGGCCAGACGATTCGCGTGAATGGCGGATTTATTTAATATAGGAAAAAATCTCAAGCAGCTTCTCAGCGAATGCCTTCGGATATACGGAGGCGCCGACATGATTTCCGGGAAAATCAACAACTTTCGTTCCCAGTTTATCTGCTAAAGCCTCCGCATACCGGTATGGGAGAAAGCCTTTGGATTCAATGCCGCCGGCAGGCACAACGACCGCCGATGAAGCTTTCAGCCTGCTTGTGTCCGGTTTGTATTCTCTCAGAGCGGGCACTTCGGATAAGATAAAATAGTCGATGTTGGCCATCAGCCGCTCCATCCGCTCTTTCGGCTGTCGGGGCTGGGCGGATGCGGTGATGCCCATCGCTTCTGCGAATTCTCCTAATGCGGATAAGCCGTTTTGTCGATAATCGCGTTCAAGCTTCGCCAGGCTCTCTATGCCAAATGTGCGGTCTTCATCTGACAGCAGTTCCGGTATCGGGGGTTCGTGCGCTGCCAGTACGCGGATTTGTTCAGGGTGACGGATCGCCAGGTCAAGGCCGATGACCGCGCCTGAGCTACAGCCGAACACATAGGCGGGTTCATCGGTCAGGCCGGCCAACAGGCGGTGCGCGTCATCGCTGTGTGCGGAAATCCGGTAGTTTTCGTTTATATCCTCAAGTTTGCTGCGCGAGTGTCCCCTGCGGTCATAGGTGACGACAGTGTAATGCTCGGCAAGCAGATCTGCCATCGGGTATGAATCAGCATCCCCGTTTCCTCCGTGAATCATCAGCAGCAACGGTCCGGCTCCGCGCACTTCATAGTAAAGGCTCGTTCCTGAAACTTGGATCATGCTGCTCTTTATTGAAGTCATAAAAATCATCTCCTCTCTTTTAGATTAAAGCAGCCGCAGAAGATAAGAAATGCAGAAATCGCTTAAGAAACAAACTTGCCATATCGAAAAGCACTGATCCTGTATGACCAGTGCTCTGTTTTTTATGTTGTGTAAACAATTTTTTTGATCGTTTCAATGGAGAGGTGATATTCCCCGGCAAGCCGTTCGACCGAATCGCCGTTTTTGAAAGCTTTTTTAATTGAAGCGTTGCGTTCATCAATCAGCTTTCTAGCCCCGGACCGCACACCCCATTTTTGCCGGGCGGAATCAGGCTTTGGAATATAGATGGTCTCCCCTTGAACATACTTTTGAATTTCTGATATCAGCTTTTCGGGTAAAACAGCGTCTGCTTTGACATAACCCATGTTTGCCAGCTCCTTATTCTTTTGATGGGATAAGGGGCAAAGCCGTATATCAGAAGGTTAAGGCGATTGAAGGTGTCCACCCCATGCAAAGTATCGCCATTCCGATAACAGGCTTTGCATGAGACGCTGCGCTATCCGGCATTCTGATGACTGCCATTTTCTTCACCTCCCTAAAACGGATTATAGAATAAATCAAGCCATCTTGCAGTTTATCTTTCTTTAAAAAAGCCCGACTTCCGCAAACTGTCTATCCTATTGTAAACATCTCTATATCTCGGATTTCCATAAAAGGAGCTCTATATTGCAACAGCCAAAGCGGCGCTTGTCGCTTGCAACACAGACAAGACGGCTGGCCTACAGTTATGTGAAAAACCAAGACGACGCGCTCGATATTGTCCAGGAATCCGTCAAAAAAGCGCTCGCTTCCGTGGGATCTGTCCGCAACCCGGATACGATCAAAAGCTGGTTTTATAACGCACGGCTATCGATTTTTTGCGGAAACAGAAAAAACTGAAGGTTGTGGATGATCAAACCGGGGTACATGGGGACCGTAGCGTTTGAAAAACCGACTGGGGTCATTGCGGATTTTCCGGCCGGGATCCGCTATATTCATTAGACAAATTCCTTGAAATCATGGATTTTGCTTTTTTTCTTCCTTTTTTATAAATTTGTAACTGCAGATTCGTCTGGAAACTTTTATACTAAAGAGAGTGCATTCTAAAAGAATTGATATTTTTGAAACAAAAAGCGGTCCCGATTACGTCTATTGATTTGGCGGTCGCCGTACCGTATACAGCAAGATAACCGTACATATCATTGGAGGAATACCATGCAAGATCAGACACACCATCAACGCTATATACCGGGGTTGGACGGGCTCCGGGCTTTTGCCGTTTTGGCGGTCATTGCCTACCACCTCGACTTTCATTGGGCAAACGGGGGTTTTATTGGGGTTGACATCTTTTTTGTGTTGTCCGGCTACCTCATTACATCCATCATATTGCCTGCCTATGGAAATGACATTGCCCTGAATTTTCGCGAATTTTGGCTGCGCCGGGTCAGACGGCTGCTTCCTGCGGCAACGCTCATGATTATCATCACCGTCATCTGGACCGTCCTGTTTAACAGAGAGCTGATTCATACCGTGCGGGGAGATGCGGTCTCCTCTCTTTTATATGCCAGCAACTGGTGGTTTATTTTTCACAATCAATCTTATTTTGATAGTTTCGGAGCGCCGTCACCTTTAAAAAACCTGTGGTCACTGGCGATTGAAGAGCAGTTTTATATCGTTTGGCCCATCCTTTTACTTTTGGGAATGTACATATGGAAAAAGCGGGACCGGCTGGCGGCCGCGGTTGTCGTGCTTGCGTTTTGTTCAGCTATTCTGATGACCGTTCTGTATGTTCCCGGCGCAGATCCCAGCCGCGTCTACTACGGAACGGACACACGCTCATTTGAACTTTTGGCCGGCTGTGCTTTAGCTCTTGTGTGGCCAATGAAAAGACTTTCTTCAAACCGATTGCCGAAAAAATTGAAGCAAGCATTGCACGGAACGGAACTCACCGCTTTTCTTTTTTTAATCCTCTGCATTTATTTGGTTGATGAATACGAACCCTTTCTCTATCAGGGCGGAATGCTTTTGATCAGCATTTGTGCAGCCATTTTTATTGGCTGTGTGAGTCATCCGAGCAGCTTTATCGGCCATTTGCTGTCGTGGAAACCTTTGCGCTGGATTGGAACAAGGTCTTACGGCATTTACCTATGGCATTATCCCGTGATCGTCTTGAGCACACCCGTACATGAAATTGGAAATCCGGTGTATTGGCATGCTGCAGTCAAAGTCGTCGTTACTTTGATCATCGCCGAGGCTTCGTATCGCTTCATTGAGAAGCCGATCAGAGAGAACGGGTTTCGCCGATTTTTCCGCCGCGTTTTTCTGAACAGGATGCTGGAATGGAAAACATCGTCCGTTTTCAATAAACTGTCGGTGGGACTCATGGCAGCAGCCCTACTTGTCTTTATGGGCGGATTGTCCGGACTGGCGGACGAAAAGAAAAAGCGGGAATGGCCTTATGCCGAGTCTCATGTGAAAACAAGTGCTGCAGTTGAACAGTCTTCTGAACAAGAACAGGATCAACAAGAGGAAAAGGCGAAAACAGATGAAACGAAAGATGATGAGCAGTCGAAATCAAGCGGAGAAAATCAAGAACAGAAAGAAGAGCAAACAACGGATCAGACACCGGCTCATTCTGTAAAAGATGTCTTGGCAATCGGCGATTCCGTCATGCTTGACATCGCTTCAAATCTAAAGAAGCGCATGACCGGGATCACGATCGACGGAAAGGTCGGCCGCCAGGTGTCGCAAGCGCTTCAATTGACCTCAGCGTATGCATCATATAATCAGCCGGATAAAGCTGTGATCATTGAGCTCGGCACAAATGGATATTTTACGGACAGCCAAATGGACGAATTGCTTGACGCCTTTTCAAACGCAAATGTTTTTCTCGTCAATACCCGTGTACCCCGCCAATGGGAAAGCAAGGTGAACGAATCATTGCGCAGCCAGGCGAAAAAACGGAAAAACGTGACCTTGATCGATTGGCACAGCGAAGCTCTTCAACATCCCGAATACTTCACCTCTGACGGCGTTCACCTTGTGCCTGAAGGAGCCGAAGCTTTAACAAACCTCATCGTTCGAGCGGTGAAATAAAAAAAGAGGCCTGCCTGACAGCGCCTCTTTTTCATGTTTAAGAATGTGAACCAGAGTGATGCAGCGATAATACTTCCTTTGCGGTAGCCATATCCGTTACGAGAAAATCGATCCATCCCCCGCGCAGTGCCGCCCCGATCGCCGCCGCTTTTTTTTGGCCGCTTGCGACGGCCACTACATTTTGGGTGTTTTTTAATTCATGGACCGATAAACCGATCATTCTGGATGCCTCTTCACACTTGATCACGTTTCCGTTTCGATCTAAAAATGATGTGCACACAACCGCTTCAGCGCCTTTGTCCCTTAAGCGATGAAGGTCCTCCTTGCTGAAATATCCCGAAGTGACAATCGTATCTTCTTCTGATACGGTTCCGATCCCCACCACAGAAACTGCGGCTTGACGGGCAAGTTCAATGACGTCAGCGATTTCCCGTTCAGCCGTGATGATATCCCTCGCCTGTTTGGAGACGACAACGGCGGGTGCGTTGATCAAAAAGTATTTTGATTTTAATTTTTCACCGAATAATCTTGTATTTGAGTTGGCATGCCATGTCGCCCCTTCGGCGCCCCAGCCGCCGACAAGGGGAACAAATCGCAGATTTTTCCGCGAAAAAAAAGGCAGTTCCTGGGCGAGCAGATTGACGCTCTTTCCAGCCATAATCCCAATAATGTCGTGATGTTTGATGATGGATTCCAGCAATACAGCACCGGCTCTAGCAAGGTGCAGGTCGATCATCTGCTGTTCGGCGTCCGGCATATTGATGACGACCGCGTTTTTTATACCGAAAGTTTCCTTCAGCCGTCGTTCGTATTGCTGTTCGTCGCCATAAGGATTTTTAATTGTAATTTGGACGATTCCTTCCGATTTGGCCGCGCTCAGCATCCTGCTGACCTGTGAACGGGAAACAGAAAGCTGCTCGGCGATTTCCTGCTGGCTCAATCCATCAAGATAGTAAAATGTGCTGATTTTGACAAGTTGACGAATTTTTTCTTCATTGATGTCCGGCATTTTGAACCTCTCTTTCCCTTGAACAAATGTTCACCCTTGAAATTATGTTCGATGAGGAGATATAATAAACGTGCAAGAAAATTTTTCTAGTTGAGCAGAGTAGAGTGGAATTGAGCAGAGCAGAGTAAATAATCAAGCAATACCGAAAGGCGCCGATTGGTCGTGAAACACTTCAGCCGCACCTTCGGGTCGTTCGTTTTTCTGCTCTATTCCTCTACTTCATTGTAGAGGATTTCTTTTTTTTATCAAAGAAATTCTTGCAGAAAGACGGGGGGATATATCATGAAAACTCAAGTTGCAGGGAAGTTTGGAAAGTACGGGGGCAGGTTTGTCCCTGAAACGCTGATGAGCGCCCTGGTGGAGCTGGAAGAGGCTTATTTGCGGTACAGGGAAGACCCTGATTTCGTAAAGGAAGTCAGTCAGCTGCTTAAAGGTTATTCCGGCAGGCCGACCCCGCTTTATTACGCGGAAAGGCTCACCCGGCATTTGGGCGGAGCGAAAATTTATCTGAAACGCGAGGATCTCAATCATACCGGGGCTCATAAGATTAACAACGCGATTGCACAGGCTGTTTTGGCCAAGCGGATGGGAAAGAAAAAAATCATCGCCGAGACCGGAGCCGGACAGCATGGGGTAGCCACCGCCACAGTTGCCGCGCTTTTAGGAATGGAATGCAAGATCTTTATGGGAGAAGAGGATATCCATCGGCAGCAGCTGAATGTCTACCGGATGAAGCTGCTCGGGGCCGAGGTCGTGCCCGTTTATTCAGGTTCCAAAACCTTGAAGGATGCCGGCAATGAGACGCTCCGCTACTGGGTTGCCAATGTGGAAGATTCTTTTTTCCTGTTTGGAACAGCCGCAGGTCCGCATCCGTATCCGATGATGGTAAGGGACTTTCAAAGAATCATCGGTGATGAAACCCGGGAGCAGATTTTGGCGAAAGAAGGGCGTTTGCCCGATTCCATTATTGCGTGCGTAGGCGGAGGCAGCAATGCGATAGGAATTTTCTTCCCGTTCTTAAGCGACTCGCAAGTTCGTTTAATCGGCGCCGAGGCGGGGGGGAAAGGACTGGATACGAATGAGCACGCCGCCACTTTGTCCAAGGGCTCGCCAGGCGTTTTTCAAGGATCGATGAGCTATCTTCTGCAAAGCGCTTCCGGCCAAGTGCAGCCGGCGCATTCGATTTCAGCCGGGTTGGATTATCCGGCGGTCGGACCTGAGCACGCTTATTTGAAGGATTCAGGCAGAGTGGAATATAAGGCTGTCACAGACAAAGAAGCGATTGATGCGCTTCATTTACTGAGCCGTATTGAGGGAATTATACCGGCCTTGGAAAGCGCTCATGCCTTGGCGCAATGTATGAAGCTGTCGCCAAAGCTTTCCCAAGACCATCTGATGGTCGTCAATATCTCCGGAAGAGGGGATAAAGACATGGATACGATCATGAAACATTCCGGAGGTGAGGTTCATTGAATCCGATCGATCAGACCTTTGCAAGATTAAAACGGGAAGGCAAGCCGGCCTTTATTCCGTATGTGACAGTCGGCGACCCTGATATTCGCACGTCCCTTGATATTTTGAAAGAACTGCAAACCGCCGGTGCCAGCGTCATTGAATTAGGCGTGCCTTTTTCAGACCCTTTGGCTGACGGCCCGGTTATTCAAAGAGCAACCTTGCGAGCTTTAAAAAACGATATCAGCATATCGGATGTCATCAGCCTTGCGAAACTGGCCAGGCAAGAACAAATCCATACGCCGCTCGTGTTGTTTACTTATTTTAATCCGCTTTTGCAGCTTGGGATTGAAAAGGCGTTTTCGATGATGGAGGACTCGGGCATAAACGGAATCATCATTCCGGATCTTCCGGTAGAGGAGGTTGAGGAAATACGTTGTATTTGCACAGAGAAGAACATCCATTACATTCCCTTGGTGGCTCCTACTTCCGAGGGGCGGATTGAATCAATCGTCAATCAGGCTTCCGGATTCGTTTACTGTGTTTCTTCTTTGGGAGTTACCGGTGAACGGCAAAACTTTCACAATGATATCGAAGGGTTTTTAGCCGCCGTCAAAAAGGCGACTGCTTTGCCTTTAGTCGTGGGCTTCGGCGTTTCCAATGCCGAGCAGTTCAAAAAGCTTTCATCTCATTGTGACGGGGTCGTGGTGGGCAGCGCGATCGTTCATACGATTGAGAAAAACCTTGCTTTGCTGCAGCATTCAAACACCTACTCCGACGGATTACATCGTATAAGGGGGTTTGTAGATGAATTAATTCCTCTGTGACAAAAAGCGGGCTAATTGTGAAATGCGTTTAGGTGATCTATCAAATAAGAGTTTAACATCCACTTCTTAGTTTTAGACTTTGCGACAAAGCTCTTAAAATCATGGGGAGTGAGAACAATGTTAGATATAAAGAAATCCTTTCAAGAGAGAAATATCGATTATTTTACGGATGACTATTACAAGTATGTTTCCATATTGCGTGATTACAAGGGGCATGTGCGCAGAAAGGAATCTTACTACGCCGACAATTTTAGGGAGAAAGGAACGGCTTTATTTGAATGCTTAGGGATTGAAATCGTTCATCAGCTGCACTGTCAATTGAAATGTGAATACTGTTATATCGCTTTGGATACGAAAAGCGAGTCGATTAAACCGGTCCCGGTTGAAGACATTATGAGCATCATTGATCAAGCGGCAGAAATTGATGAAGCCACAGGGAAAACGCTTTTTGGCCAAATTGGATTCATCGGCGGAGAACCGACTTTGCACCGCCATTTGCCAAGTCTCTTGGAATATACCTTAAGCAAAGGATTGACACCGATACTGATCACCAACGCAGTCAAGCTGGCAAAAATCGATTATGCAAGAAAGGTGTGTCTCCCCGGAACGGTTATTGTCACCCACCTGCCTTATCTTGATGAAGAAGGGGATAAGGAACATGATAAAATCACCAGATTTCCGGGCTACACGAAAACATTGGAGACAGCGATCCAAAATATGTTGACGATCAGAAAAGAGCTGAATGCCGTCGGTCAGGATTTTGAATTTGTCGGCGACTTTGTGTTAAGCAAGCAAACACTTCCGTATGCGTTTGAAGTGCACAAATTTTGCAGAAAGAATGGGATTAACCCATTTTTCGAACGGATGAGGATTTCCGATGATCAAAGAAATCACCATCTTGCTCCCGGCCGTGACGAAATAAAAGAACTGCTGAATCAAATCTTTGAGTATGATAAGACCCATTATCCGCATCTGATCTTTAAATCGGACGATGTTCAGGAAGAGGACGTCTTGCTGAAAAGAATCGAATATTTGATTACCCCTGCTTCCGCCAACGCCTGTTCCATGACACAGACGGGAATCCATGTAAAATATAACCAAAATGGCTTTGGTGAAGCGCTGTCTTGCGTCGGCCAGTCGATTCCGCATGGAAACATGCAAAAGAACAGTTTGCAGGAAATCGTCAATCAGAAAATCCAATCGCGCATCTTTAGTGAGCAAGAAACATATATAGCGGGGCCTTGTTCCGTTTGTGAATTATATCACTTAATCGGCTGTGAGGGAGGATGCCGCGGCAATGCCAACAGTACGTTTCATTGCGGGCGGGCGTCTGATCCGGAGTGTTTGTTCATTAAAGAAGAATACAGAATGAATAAAGCGGTCATGGCTCCTGAACATTGCGACGGTTGTCCGGTCAGCGAGTGGGCCCCTTGCAGCAGCTATGTTCAAAGCGAAAGTGTACTGAAATGAGGTTCAACAGAGATGTCGTGAATTCACTATGTGTTAAAAATGATTGGAGGCGTTAATAATGGGAGAAGCGATTCGGGATGTCGTGATTCTAGGCGGGGGATCTGCAGGTTGGATGACCGCCTCTTATCTGTCAAAAGCGTTCGGGAGTCAAATGAATATTACACTGATCGAGGCCGAAACGATTCCAAAGATCGGCGTCGGAGAGGCGACGATCCCCAATCTTCAGCGGGTGTTTTTCGACTTTTTGGGGATACCAGAAGAGGAATGGATGCGGGAATGCAATGCCTCTTTCAAGGCGGGGATCAAGTTTGTCAATTGGCGCAAACCGCCTGAAGAGGACAAAGATGATTATTTTTACCACCTCTTTGGACAAGTGCAAAACTGTGACAATGTCCCGCTTACTCATTACTGGCTCCGCCGCCGGTTTGAGGAAAACGACAAAGAGCCGATGGCGTATGCGTGCTACCACCAGGCGCCGCTGCTTGACGAAAAATTGTCGCCCCGGATGATGGACGGCACTCAAGTGATGAGTCATGCCTGGCATTTTGATGCGCATCTGGTGGCGGATTACCTTCGCAAGCTCGCGACCGGCTGGGGAGTCCGTCATATCCTGGATGAACTCGTTGACGTTGAGCTGGCGCCTGACGGCAGTATTTCCGCGCTGAAAACGCGCAAGGGCGGCCGGTATGAGGCGGATTTGTTTGTGGATTGCTCCGGCTTTCGCGGTCTGCTGATCAATCAAGCGCTGGGTGAGCCGTTTATCGAAATGAGCGACCAGCTTTTCTGCGACAGTGCGGTGGCCGCTTCAGTCCCTCACGATGATGAGCAGTATGGAATCGAGCCTTATACATCAGCGATTGCCATGAAGCATGGCTGGACATGGAAAATACCGATGCTCGGCCGCTTTGGATCGGGCTACGTTTACTCAAGCAAGTTCGTCTCTCAGGATGAGGCGACCGAAGAGTTTATCAAGCTTTGGGATTTAGATCCGAACAAAGTGCAGCTCAATCAAATCCGCTTTCGAACCGGGCGGAACCGCCGGGCCTGGGTGAAAAACTGCGTTTCAATCGGTTTGTCTTCATGCTTTCTGGAGCCGTTGGAATCTACCGGTCTGTACTTTATCTATTCGGGCATATATCAGCTCGTCAAGCATTTTCCGGATAAGTCCTTTAACCCTGCATTGATTGATCATTTCAATGAAGAGATTGACGGAATGTTTGACGATTGCCGGGATTTTATCCAAACGCATTATTTCACAACCACCCGTGACGATACCGAATTTTGGCGCGCCAACAAAAGCGATTTGAAGCTGTCAGATGAGCTGAAGCAAAAACTCAAGACCTATCAATCCGGGCTTGTTGTCTGTCCGCCGCTGACCACCAATGAATCCTCCTACTACAGCAATTTCGAGACTGAGTTTCGCAAT is a window encoding:
- the trpB gene encoding tryptophan synthase subunit beta, with product MKTQVAGKFGKYGGRFVPETLMSALVELEEAYLRYREDPDFVKEVSQLLKGYSGRPTPLYYAERLTRHLGGAKIYLKREDLNHTGAHKINNAIAQAVLAKRMGKKKIIAETGAGQHGVATATVAALLGMECKIFMGEEDIHRQQLNVYRMKLLGAEVVPVYSGSKTLKDAGNETLRYWVANVEDSFFLFGTAAGPHPYPMMVRDFQRIIGDETREQILAKEGRLPDSIIACVGGGSNAIGIFFPFLSDSQVRLIGAEAGGKGLDTNEHAATLSKGSPGVFQGSMSYLLQSASGQVQPAHSISAGLDYPAVGPEHAYLKDSGRVEYKAVTDKEAIDALHLLSRIEGIIPALESAHALAQCMKLSPKLSQDHLMVVNISGRGDKDMDTIMKHSGGEVH
- the trpA gene encoding tryptophan synthase subunit alpha, which encodes MNPIDQTFARLKREGKPAFIPYVTVGDPDIRTSLDILKELQTAGASVIELGVPFSDPLADGPVIQRATLRALKNDISISDVISLAKLARQEQIHTPLVLFTYFNPLLQLGIEKAFSMMEDSGINGIIIPDLPVEEVEEIRCICTEKNIHYIPLVAPTSEGRIESIVNQASGFVYCVSSLGVTGERQNFHNDIEGFLAAVKKATALPLVVGFGVSNAEQFKKLSSHCDGVVVGSAIVHTIEKNLALLQHSNTYSDGLHRIRGFVDELIPL
- a CDS encoding radical SAM protein, which produces MLDIKKSFQERNIDYFTDDYYKYVSILRDYKGHVRRKESYYADNFREKGTALFECLGIEIVHQLHCQLKCEYCYIALDTKSESIKPVPVEDIMSIIDQAAEIDEATGKTLFGQIGFIGGEPTLHRHLPSLLEYTLSKGLTPILITNAVKLAKIDYARKVCLPGTVIVTHLPYLDEEGDKEHDKITRFPGYTKTLETAIQNMLTIRKELNAVGQDFEFVGDFVLSKQTLPYAFEVHKFCRKNGINPFFERMRISDDQRNHHLAPGRDEIKELLNQIFEYDKTHYPHLIFKSDDVQEEDVLLKRIEYLITPASANACSMTQTGIHVKYNQNGFGEALSCVGQSIPHGNMQKNSLQEIVNQKIQSRIFSEQETYIAGPCSVCELYHLIGCEGGCRGNANSTFHCGRASDPECLFIKEEYRMNKAVMAPEHCDGCPVSEWAPCSSYVQSESVLK
- a CDS encoding tryptophan halogenase family protein, giving the protein MGEAIRDVVILGGGSAGWMTASYLSKAFGSQMNITLIEAETIPKIGVGEATIPNLQRVFFDFLGIPEEEWMRECNASFKAGIKFVNWRKPPEEDKDDYFYHLFGQVQNCDNVPLTHYWLRRRFEENDKEPMAYACYHQAPLLDEKLSPRMMDGTQVMSHAWHFDAHLVADYLRKLATGWGVRHILDELVDVELAPDGSISALKTRKGGRYEADLFVDCSGFRGLLINQALGEPFIEMSDQLFCDSAVAASVPHDDEQYGIEPYTSAIAMKHGWTWKIPMLGRFGSGYVYSSKFVSQDEATEEFIKLWDLDPNKVQLNQIRFRTGRNRRAWVKNCVSIGLSSCFLEPLESTGLYFIYSGIYQLVKHFPDKSFNPALIDHFNEEIDGMFDDCRDFIQTHYFTTTRDDTEFWRANKSDLKLSDELKQKLKTYQSGLVVCPPLTTNESSYYSNFETEFRNFWTNSNYYCMFTGMGWLPDQSLPKLNYRSEAIQESEEMFAALKQRTAELKTKLPSTYEYLKMLHGAGERVGQ